Proteins from one Oscillatoria nigro-viridis PCC 7112 genomic window:
- a CDS encoding helix-turn-helix domain-containing protein yields the protein MGERRPGVNLSQQKWADELGMTFPTINRWENENATPSGLPLKQIYILLDELGNLPDATLRESSKALRARYFSDKEYKG from the coding sequence GTGGGAGAACGGCGGCCAGGGGTGAACCTGTCTCAGCAAAAGTGGGCGGATGAATTAGGGATGACCTTTCCCACGATTAATCGTTGGGAAAATGAAAACGCTACGCCTTCTGGCTTGCCACTCAAGCAAATTTACATCTTGCTGGATGAGTTAGGTAATTTGCCAGATGCAACGCTTCGCGAAAGCAGTAAGGCGCTGCGAGCAAGATATTTTTCGGATAAGGAGTACAA